A region from the Lutra lutra chromosome 1, mLutLut1.2, whole genome shotgun sequence genome encodes:
- the S1PR4 gene encoding sphingosine 1-phosphate receptor 4, whose protein sequence is MPLPVRGLTPSLGGTLNITGNSKQQETKARQAAVGGGWLHPAPGPSHPGGLSLPQGTAMNSTGSPPGAPESCQQLAASGHSRLIVLHYNHSGRLAGRGGPEEASLGVLRGVFVAVSCLVVLENLVVLVAIATHMRSRRWVYYCLVNITLSDLLAGVAYLANVLLSGARTFHLRPAHWFLREGLLFTALAASTFSLLFTAAERFATMVRPVAERGASKRGRVYGLIGLCWLLAGLLGLLPLLGWNCVCAFARCSSLLPLYSKAYILFCVGVFACILAAVTALYGAIFRVVRANGQKAPRSPARRKARRLLKTVLMILVAFVLCWGPLFGLLLADVFSSTDWAQQYLRGMDWILALAVLNSAVNPVIYSFRSREVCQAVLVFLCCGCLRLGLRGPRDCLAQVGEAHSAASTTDSSLRPRDSFRGSRSLSFRMREPLTSISSVRSV, encoded by the coding sequence ATGCCCCTCCCTGTCCGCGGCCTCACCCCCAGCCTGGGGGGTACCTTGAACATAACAGGAAATTCGAAACAACAGGAAACCAAGGCCAGGCAGGCGGCGGTCGGTGGCGGGTGGCTCCACCCTGCCCCGGGCCCCAGCCACCCCGGGGGCCTCAGTCTGCCCCAGGGGACCGCCATGAACAGCACGGGGTCCCCGCCAGGGGCCCCCGAGTCCTGCCAGCAGCTGGCGGCCAGCGGGCACAGCCGGCTCATCGTCCTGCACTACAACCACTCAGGCCGGTTGGCCGGGAGGGGGGGGCCCGAGGAGGCGAGCCTGGGGGTCCTGCGGGGGGTCTTCGTGGCCGTGAGCTGCCTGGTGGTGCTGGAGAACCTCGTGGTGCTGGTGGCCATCGCGACGCACATGCGCTCGCGGCGCTGGGTCTACTACTGCCTGGTCAACATCACGCTCAGCGACCTGCTCGCCGGCGTCGCCTACCTGGCCAACGTGCTGCTGTCGGGCGCGCGCACCTTCCACCTGCGCCCGGCGCACTGGTTCCTGCGCGAGGGGCTGCTCTTCACGGCGCTGGCCGCGTCCACCTTCAGCCTCCTGTTCACGGCCGCCGAGCGCTTCGCCACCATGGTGCGGCCGGTGGCCGAGCGCGGCGCCAGCAAGCGCGGCCGCGTGTACGGCCTCATCGGGCTGTGCTGGCTGCTGGCCggcctgctggggctgctgccgctgctgggCTGGAACTGCGTGTGCGCCTTCGCGCGCTGCTCCAGCCTCCTGCCGCTCTACTCCAAGGCCTACATCCTCTTCTGCGTGGGCGTCTTCGCCTGCATCCTGGCGGCCGTCACCGCACTCTACGGGGCCATCTTCCGCGTGGTGCGCGCCAACGGCCAGAAGGCGCCGCGCTCACCGGCCCGCCGCAAGGCCCGCCGGCTGCTCAAGACGGTGCTCATGATCCTGGTGGCCTTCGTGCTGTGTTGGGGCCCGCTCTTCGGCTTGCTGCTGGCCGACGTGTTCAGCTCCACCGACTGGGCGCAGCAGTACCTGCGCGGCATGGACTGGATCCTGGCGCTGGCCGTGCTCAACTCCGCCGTGAACCCCGTCATCTACTCCTTCCGCAGCAGGGAGGTGTGCCAGGCCGTGCTGGTCTTCCTCTGCTGCGGCTGCCTCCGCCTGGGCCTGCGGGGCCCCCGGGACTGCCTGGCCCAGGTCGGCGAGGCCCACTCCGCAGCCTCCACCACGGACAGCTCGCTCAGGCCCCGCGACAGCTTTCGGGGCTCGCGGTCGCTCAGCTTCCGGATGCGAGAGCCCCTGACCAGCATCTCCAGCGTGCGGAGCGTCTGA